Proteins from a single region of Streptococcus mitis:
- the dltC gene encoding D-alanine--poly(phosphoribitol) ligase subunit DltC, which yields MDIKSEVIEIIDELFMEDVSNMMDEDLFDAGVLDSMGTVELIVEIENRFDIRVPVTEFGRDDWNTANKIIAGIVELQNA from the coding sequence ATGGATATCAAATCAGAAGTTATCGAAATTATTGATGAGTTGTTTATGGAAGATGTTTCTAACATGATGGATGAAGATCTTTTTGACGCAGGTGTCTTGGATAGTATGGGAACGGTTGAGTTGATTGTGGAGATTGAAAACCGTTTTGACATTCGTGTCCCTGTAACAGAGTTTGGTCGCGACGACTGGAATACAGCCAATAAAATCATAGCTGGTATTGTGGAGCTACAAAATGCTTAA
- the adcR gene encoding zinc-dependent transcriptional regulator AdcR, which yields MRQLAKDIDAFLNEVILQAENQHEILIGHCTSEVALTNTQEHILMLLSEESLTNSELARRLNVSQAAVTKAIKSLVKEGMLETSKDPKDARVIFYQLTDLARPIAEEHHHHHEHTLLTYEQVATQFTPNEQKVIQRFLTALVGEIK from the coding sequence ATGAGACAGCTAGCTAAGGATATCGATGCTTTTTTGAACGAGGTGATTTTGCAGGCGGAAAATCAGCATGAAATCCTAATAGGTCATTGTACTAGTGAGGTAGCCCTGACTAATACCCAGGAGCATATTCTCATGCTTTTGTCAGAAGAATCTTTAACAAATTCAGAATTAGCCCGTCGCCTCAATGTCAGTCAGGCGGCGGTTACCAAGGCCATTAAATCTCTGGTTAAGGAAGGGATGTTAGAAACATCTAAAGATCCTAAGGATGCGCGTGTGATTTTTTACCAGTTGACTGATTTGGCTCGTCCAATCGCTGAGGAGCACCATCATCACCATGAGCATACACTTTTAACTTATGAACAAGTGGCGACTCAGTTTACTCCAAATGAACAAAAAGTGATCCAGCGGTTTTTGACTGCTTTAGTAGGAGAAATCAAATAA
- the dltD gene encoding D-alanyl-lipoteichoic acid biosynthesis protein DltD, translating into MLKRLWMIFGPIFIAGFLVLLLIFFYPSTTSHNLTEEKYSAASVNVESFKERSQKVRALTDPNMRFIPFLGSSEWIRFDSVHPAVLAEKYHRPYRPYFLGQAGAASLNQYFGLQQILPEIENKQAVFVISPQWFTETDYEPAAFQRFFNSDQLTAFLENQSGDTAAKHAAIRLLKQNPNVALKGIVQKLSKGEELSEVDQVAINIFARFNERQASLFGQFSIRGKLKYKEHVENYLKDLPDQFSYQELEKIARKDAEANTTNNDMGMENHFYTREVKKDLKKWEGYQKNYSFLKSSEYNDLQLVLNQFAKSKVNVLFVIQPVNKKWMDYTGLREDMYQHAVEKIRYQLESQGFTNIADFSKNGGDPYFVKDTIHLGWLGWLAFDKAVDPFLSNPTPAPTYHLNERFFSKDWATYDGDVKTFK; encoded by the coding sequence ATGCTTAAACGCTTATGGATGATCTTCGGGCCCATCTTCATTGCTGGATTTTTGGTTCTTCTACTCATCTTTTTTTATCCAAGTACAACAAGCCATAATCTGACGGAGGAGAAATATTCGGCGGCTTCTGTTAATGTAGAGAGTTTTAAAGAGAGAAGCCAAAAAGTAAGGGCTCTTACAGACCCAAATATGCGTTTTATTCCTTTTCTAGGGTCCAGTGAATGGATTCGATTTGATAGTGTCCATCCAGCTGTTTTAGCCGAGAAATACCATCGTCCCTATCGTCCTTACTTTTTAGGTCAAGCAGGAGCAGCCTCTCTAAATCAATATTTTGGCCTACAGCAAATTTTGCCAGAAATAGAGAATAAGCAGGCAGTATTTGTAATTTCGCCTCAGTGGTTTACGGAGACTGATTATGAACCCGCAGCGTTTCAGAGATTTTTTAACAGTGACCAATTGACAGCTTTTCTGGAAAATCAATCTGGTGACACTGCTGCAAAGCATGCGGCTATTCGATTGTTAAAGCAGAATCCTAATGTTGCATTAAAAGGCATTGTTCAAAAACTGTCAAAGGGTGAAGAATTATCAGAGGTTGATCAGGTTGCTATTAATATTTTTGCCCGATTCAATGAGAGACAGGCTTCTCTATTTGGTCAGTTCTCCATTAGAGGAAAACTCAAATATAAGGAACATGTGGAAAATTATTTAAAAGATCTTCCAGATCAATTTTCTTACCAAGAGTTAGAAAAAATTGCTCGAAAGGATGCAGAAGCCAATACGACCAATAATGATATGGGGATGGAAAATCATTTCTATACGAGAGAGGTTAAGAAGGATTTGAAAAAATGGGAAGGGTATCAAAAGAATTACAGTTTCCTAAAATCATCTGAATATAATGATTTACAGTTGGTTCTCAATCAATTTGCAAAATCGAAAGTTAATGTCCTCTTTGTCATCCAGCCTGTCAATAAGAAATGGATGGACTACACAGGGCTCAGAGAAGATATGTACCAGCATGCAGTGGAGAAAATTCGTTATCAATTAGAAAGTCAAGGTTTCACTAATATTGCTGACTTTTCAAAAAATGGAGGGGATCCTTATTTTGTTAAGGATACCATTCACCTAGGTTGGTTGGGTTGGCTTGCTTTTGATAAGGCAGTTGATCCTTTCCTATCCAATCCCACGCCAGCTCCGACTTACCATCTGAATGAACGCTTTTTCAGCAAAGATTGGGCGACTTATGATGGAGATGTCAAGACATTCAAATAG